From Amblyraja radiata isolate CabotCenter1 chromosome 21, sAmbRad1.1.pri, whole genome shotgun sequence, a single genomic window includes:
- the slc35b4 gene encoding UDP-xylose and UDP-N-acetylglucosamine transporter isoform X3, protein MRYEMEPYLLLRDFPGCGNIVTFGQFLFIALEGLIFQAHFLTKPRAIPLRNYFVMVTMFFLVSVVNNYALNFNIPMPLHMIFRSGSLIANMVLGIIILKKRYPVAKYISIVLISLGIFICMFMSAKQVSSDTSVSDDGSHSAFIQWLIGVAMLTFALFMSARMGIFQETLYKQFGKHSKEALFYNHFLPLPAFILFASDIYNQGILFSQSQTIELVPLGMSMPIMWFYFTMNVLTQYVCIRGVFILTTECTSLTVTLVVTLRKFVSLIFSIVYFKNPFTLWHWVGTSVVFVGTLTYAEVWKTLKPLMYRKRKEQ, encoded by the exons ATGAGATATGAAATGGAGCCCTACCTGTTGCTCAG AGATTTCCCAGGATGTGGGAACATTGTGACATTTGGACAGTTCCTGTTTATAGCATTGGAAGGCTTAATCTTTCAAGCTCACTTTCTCACGAAGCCCCGGGCAATTCCTTTAAG GAACTATTTCGTTATGGTGACCATGTTTTTCCTCGTGAGTGTTGTTAATAATTATGCCCTCAACTTCAATATTCCAATGCCTTTGCACATGATCTTCAGATCA GGCTCTCTGATAGCCAACATGGTACTGGGAATCATCATTTTAAAGAAAAG ATACCCAGTTGCAAAGTATATTTCAATCGTTCTGATTTCACTGGGGATATTTATCTGTATGTTTATGTCTGCAAAACAAGTG TCTTCAGATACAAGTGTCTCTGACGATGGCAGCCATTCTGCATTTATTCAGTGGTTGATAG GTGTTGCTATGCTAACCTTTGCACTTTTCATGTCGGCCAGAATGGGCATCTTTCAAGAGACGTTATATAAGCAATTTGGGAAGCACTCCAAGGAGGCACTGTTTTACAAT CATTTCCTCCCATTACCTGCCTTCATCTTATTTGCCTCAGACATCTACAATCAAGGAATCCTCTTCAGCCAGTCTC AAACAATTGAACTTGTGCCACTAGGAATGTCCATGCCAATTATGTGGTTTTACTTTACAATGAAtgttctaactca ATATGTTTGCATCCGAGGTGTTTTTATTCTCACAACAGAGTGCACATCTCTAACAGTCACACTTGTTGTGACACTTCGCAAATTTGTCAGTCTGATTTTCTCCATTGTTTACTTCAAGAACCCCTTTACCCTCTGGCATTGGGTTGGGACATCAGTGGTCTTTGTTGGAACCCTCACGTATGCTGAAGTTTGGAAAACCTTGAAGCCGCTTATGTACAGAAAGAGAAAGGAGCAGTAA
- the slc35b4 gene encoding UDP-xylose and UDP-N-acetylglucosamine transporter isoform X1: protein MRRGPDLGRRGKKGSAGRWTCRLWCSEGRGREGKQSSESDSDRDAGILSALARRHHAPRLRRRPGVPGVQQQRCVPGVAGEVRLEQVWLIDAPLRGRDFPGCGNIVTFGQFLFIALEGLIFQAHFLTKPRAIPLRNYFVMVTMFFLVSVVNNYALNFNIPMPLHMIFRSGSLIANMVLGIIILKKRYPVAKYISIVLISLGIFICMFMSAKQVSSDTSVSDDGSHSAFIQWLIGVAMLTFALFMSARMGIFQETLYKQFGKHSKEALFYNHFLPLPAFILFASDIYNQGILFSQSQTIELVPLGMSMPIMWFYFTMNVLTQYVCIRGVFILTTECTSLTVTLVVTLRKFVSLIFSIVYFKNPFTLWHWVGTSVVFVGTLTYAEVWKTLKPLMYRKRKEQ from the exons ATGCGCAGGGGGCCGGATTTGGGCCGGCGAGGGAAGAaggggagcgctggtcggtggACGTGTCGCTTGTGGTGCagcgaggggaggggaagggaagggaagcaaAGCAGCGAGTCGGATTCTGATCGAGACGCGGGGATCCTCTCGGCCCTCGCCCGTCGTCACCATGCACCCAGGCTTCGCCGTCGGCCTGGTGTTCCTGGGGTGCAGCAGCAACGTTGTGTTCCTGGAGTTGCTGGTGAGGTGAGGCTGGAGCAGGTCTGGCTGATTGATGCCCCTCTCAGGGGCAG AGATTTCCCAGGATGTGGGAACATTGTGACATTTGGACAGTTCCTGTTTATAGCATTGGAAGGCTTAATCTTTCAAGCTCACTTTCTCACGAAGCCCCGGGCAATTCCTTTAAG GAACTATTTCGTTATGGTGACCATGTTTTTCCTCGTGAGTGTTGTTAATAATTATGCCCTCAACTTCAATATTCCAATGCCTTTGCACATGATCTTCAGATCA GGCTCTCTGATAGCCAACATGGTACTGGGAATCATCATTTTAAAGAAAAG ATACCCAGTTGCAAAGTATATTTCAATCGTTCTGATTTCACTGGGGATATTTATCTGTATGTTTATGTCTGCAAAACAAGTG TCTTCAGATACAAGTGTCTCTGACGATGGCAGCCATTCTGCATTTATTCAGTGGTTGATAG GTGTTGCTATGCTAACCTTTGCACTTTTCATGTCGGCCAGAATGGGCATCTTTCAAGAGACGTTATATAAGCAATTTGGGAAGCACTCCAAGGAGGCACTGTTTTACAAT CATTTCCTCCCATTACCTGCCTTCATCTTATTTGCCTCAGACATCTACAATCAAGGAATCCTCTTCAGCCAGTCTC AAACAATTGAACTTGTGCCACTAGGAATGTCCATGCCAATTATGTGGTTTTACTTTACAATGAAtgttctaactca ATATGTTTGCATCCGAGGTGTTTTTATTCTCACAACAGAGTGCACATCTCTAACAGTCACACTTGTTGTGACACTTCGCAAATTTGTCAGTCTGATTTTCTCCATTGTTTACTTCAAGAACCCCTTTACCCTCTGGCATTGGGTTGGGACATCAGTGGTCTTTGTTGGAACCCTCACGTATGCTGAAGTTTGGAAAACCTTGAAGCCGCTTATGTACAGAAAGAGAAAGGAGCAGTAA
- the slc35b4 gene encoding UDP-xylose and UDP-N-acetylglucosamine transporter isoform X2, with the protein MHPGFAVGLVFLGCSSNVVFLELLVRDFPGCGNIVTFGQFLFIALEGLIFQAHFLTKPRAIPLRNYFVMVTMFFLVSVVNNYALNFNIPMPLHMIFRSGSLIANMVLGIIILKKRYPVAKYISIVLISLGIFICMFMSAKQVSSDTSVSDDGSHSAFIQWLIGVAMLTFALFMSARMGIFQETLYKQFGKHSKEALFYNHFLPLPAFILFASDIYNQGILFSQSQTIELVPLGMSMPIMWFYFTMNVLTQYVCIRGVFILTTECTSLTVTLVVTLRKFVSLIFSIVYFKNPFTLWHWVGTSVVFVGTLTYAEVWKTLKPLMYRKRKEQ; encoded by the exons ATGCACCCAGGCTTCGCCGTCGGCCTGGTGTTCCTGGGGTGCAGCAGCAACGTTGTGTTCCTGGAGTTGCTGGTGAG AGATTTCCCAGGATGTGGGAACATTGTGACATTTGGACAGTTCCTGTTTATAGCATTGGAAGGCTTAATCTTTCAAGCTCACTTTCTCACGAAGCCCCGGGCAATTCCTTTAAG GAACTATTTCGTTATGGTGACCATGTTTTTCCTCGTGAGTGTTGTTAATAATTATGCCCTCAACTTCAATATTCCAATGCCTTTGCACATGATCTTCAGATCA GGCTCTCTGATAGCCAACATGGTACTGGGAATCATCATTTTAAAGAAAAG ATACCCAGTTGCAAAGTATATTTCAATCGTTCTGATTTCACTGGGGATATTTATCTGTATGTTTATGTCTGCAAAACAAGTG TCTTCAGATACAAGTGTCTCTGACGATGGCAGCCATTCTGCATTTATTCAGTGGTTGATAG GTGTTGCTATGCTAACCTTTGCACTTTTCATGTCGGCCAGAATGGGCATCTTTCAAGAGACGTTATATAAGCAATTTGGGAAGCACTCCAAGGAGGCACTGTTTTACAAT CATTTCCTCCCATTACCTGCCTTCATCTTATTTGCCTCAGACATCTACAATCAAGGAATCCTCTTCAGCCAGTCTC AAACAATTGAACTTGTGCCACTAGGAATGTCCATGCCAATTATGTGGTTTTACTTTACAATGAAtgttctaactca ATATGTTTGCATCCGAGGTGTTTTTATTCTCACAACAGAGTGCACATCTCTAACAGTCACACTTGTTGTGACACTTCGCAAATTTGTCAGTCTGATTTTCTCCATTGTTTACTTCAAGAACCCCTTTACCCTCTGGCATTGGGTTGGGACATCAGTGGTCTTTGTTGGAACCCTCACGTATGCTGAAGTTTGGAAAACCTTGAAGCCGCTTATGTACAGAAAGAGAAAGGAGCAGTAA